A genome region from Phocoena sinus isolate mPhoSin1 chromosome 16, mPhoSin1.pri, whole genome shotgun sequence includes the following:
- the TECTB gene encoding beta-tectorin has translation MVMRAFVLLAVFAEASARSCTPNKADVILVFCYPKTIIAKIPECPYGWEVHQLALGGLCYNGVHEGGYYLFVIPDLSPKNKSYCGTQSEYKPPIYHFYNHIVSNDSTVIVKNQPVNYSFSCSYHSTYLVNQAAFDQRVATVHVKNGSMGTFESQLSLNFYTNAKFTIKKEAPFTLETYEIGSDLFAGVEAKGLSIRFKVVLNSCWATPSADFMYPLQWQLISKGCPTDETVIVYENGKDHRATFQFNAFRFQNIPKLSKVWLHCETFICDSEKLSCPVTCDKRKRLLRDQTGGVLVVELSLRSRGSSGLYSFSDVLYHLIVMLGICAVL, from the exons ATGGTGATGAGGGCCTTCGTCCTGTTGGCTGTCTTTGCAGAAGCCTCTGCGAGATCTTGCACTCCAAATAAAGCAG ATGTCATTCTTGTGTTTTGTTATCCGAAAACAATCATCGCCAAAATCCCGGAGTGTCCCTATGGATGGGAAGTGCATCAGCTGGCGCTTGGCGGGCTGTGTTACAATGGGGTCCACGAAGGAGGTTACTACCTATTCGTCATCCCAGATTTGTCACCTAAAAACAAGTCCTATTGTGGAACCCAGTCCGAG taCAAGCCCCCCATCTACCACTTCTACAACCACATTGTTTCCAATGACAGCACCGTGATCGTAAAGAACCAGCCTGTGAACTACTCTTTCTCCTGCTCCTACCACTCCACCTACTTGGTGAACCAGGCTGCCTTTGACCAGAG AGTGGCCACTGTTCATGTGAAGAACGGGAGCATGGGCACATTTGAAAGCCAATTGTCTCTCAACTTCTACACT AATGCCAAGTTCACCATTAAGAAAGAAGCGCCTTTTACCCTGGAGACATACGAAATCGGTTCAGATCTGTTTGCAGGAGTAGAAGCCAAAGGGTTAAGCATTAG GTTTAAAGTGGTTTTGAACAGCTGTTGGGCCACACCTTCGGCTGATTTCATGTATCCCTTGCAGTGGCAGCTGATCAGCAAGGG CTGCCCTACGGATGAAACAGTCATCGTGTATGAGAATGGGAAAGACCACAGGGCAACCTTCCAATTCAATGCTTTCCGGTTCCAGAACATCCCCAAATTGTCCAAGGTGTGGTTACACTGTGAGACTTTCATCTGTGACAGTGAGAAGCTCTCCTGCCCAGTG actTGTGACAAACGAAAACGCCTCCTCCGGGACCAGACTGGGGGCGTCCTGGTCGTCGAGCTCTCCCTCCGTA GCAGGGGATCCTCCGGTCTCTATAGCTTCTCAG